In Glycine max cultivar Williams 82 chromosome 4, Glycine_max_v4.0, whole genome shotgun sequence, the genomic stretch GCATCCTCTTCTATATCTATGACAACGAAATCAGCTGGAAATATAAGGTGTTtaaccttcaccaaaacatcttcaatgactccatatGGCCTTGTGATGGAGCGGTCAGCTAACTGGAGGGTCATGCGTGTGGGCATTATCTATATCTCTCCAAGTCGCCGACACATGGAAagaggcattaaattgatactagttcccaagtctatgagagcttttccTACAACAACCTCACCAATAGAACACGGTATTGTGACAACTctaggatctttgtgcttgggtGGAAAAATGCGTTGAATCACAGCACTACAATTACCTTCCACAACAATTCtgtcactatggatgtaccggttcttcttggttaacatatccttcaaaaatttggcatagaggggcattttctgaagtgcttctccaaatggcaaagtaatttccagtttcttgaagatatcaagaaatctggccaaATGTCGCTCTTTATCTTTCTGAGAGGGTACCAATGGATAAGGTACCTCTTTGCATTCAATAGGAGtagcctctttcttcttttcttagtTAGTCTCACTCTTGCCCTTCTTTTTCTCAAACTCAAcaaccttctctttttgtttttcatttttcaactttttttctttttcttctttttcttttgtttcttcttctttttctttttctttttcttccttcttctttattttctcttggCAATCTCTTTTTGGTGTCTCTCCTTGTTCATCACCTTCTGCTTTCtcaacaatttcttcaagttcaactaAATCATCAACCAATTCCAGCGCTAGTTCATCAGCCAGCTGTTGTTTAAATCCCTCCACCTTCTGATCAGCTCTACTTTCCTTTGCTTGAATTGCCATTTTGCTTCTAGTCGTCACAGCTTTGCACTCTTCTTTAGGATTTTTCTGTGTTTGCTGTAAATTTGTTTGATGGTCTTTCAGCTAATTGCTTTGCAAGCTGGCCCACCTGGACTTCCAGATTCTTAATTGCAGACTCAGTGCTCTTTTGGTTAGACATTGACACTTGCATGaattgagctagagtctcttccagcttcgtgGTTTGGTCATAGAGACTTGGCATATGCTGTTGTGGCCTTGTAGATGAACCACCCTGGTCTCTGTTGAATTGGTTACCAGGGTGATTTTGCCACTGTCTCTGTTGTTGATACTGCTGGTTGTTCTAAAATCCTGGAAATCCACTTGTATTGAAATTGTCTCTGGGCTGATTCCCCATATAATTGACTTCATGTGCAATTTGCTCTTCATTAGGGATACAACATCGagattcatgagctccaccataaattgtacatcctgcaacctgaaaaatagaagaatgtgaagTTTGTGCAGAATGAAGCTaagttggcaacttactgagTGTTTCTGTTAGTGTCTCTAGTTGCTTGGacaacaacttgttttgtgccaacagaGCGTCTTGTGAGGTTAGCTCCAATAAACTCTTCTTGGTAGGAATATAGGCTCGGTCTCTCAAAATGGCTATGTCACTAGCAGCCATGCTTTCAATTAAGTCCATTGCTTCGTCAAGGGTCTTCATTTTGATCTTACCCCCAGTTGAAGCATCCAAGAGCTGCTTAGATTGTGGTCTCAACCCATCTATGAATATGTTGAGCTGTACTGGTTCTGAAAAACCGTGAGTGGGAGTCTTCTGCAATAAACCTCTGAATCTTTCAAGTGTCTCACTCAACGATTCATCTGGAAATTGGTGGAAGGAAGAGATGGCAGCTTTGCCTTCTGTAGTCTTTGATTCAAGGAAGTACTTCTTCAAGAAATTTTCTACCACTTCATCCCATGACTTCAGACTGTTTCCTTTAAAAgaatgaagccacctcttagcttctccagataaagaaaatgagaacagACTCAACCTGATTGCATCCGCAGGCACACCCGCCaacctaatagtattgcatatctcTATATAGATGGCCAAGTGAGCATAAGGGTCTTCATTGGGTAAACcttgaaacaaattattttgaattagctGTATCAAAGAAGGAGGATATGTAATTGTCTGAGCTTGAACTTCTGGCTGTGCAATactagtgaaaaattgtggcacagtagaacttgaataatcttccaaggttactcttcttggctcttcagccatgattgTCTCTTCAACTGGTTCTATATGAGAATGCCatgcaataggaaaactagaagatgcctcgaAAGATCGAGGTTCTTCTTCTGAAGTTGCTGCTGCTTCTAAATCCTACAAAAAATTTCTGATTCTCTCTGAATTATGCCTTCTACAGGtggcgttaatctccaaatcgatgggaatcaaatcacctatagtagatcttctttgcatacaagaaaacagaacatcaattatccagttcaaaagaacaTTGAATATACggtaactaaaatatgaacaaaaaagaatcaatgaatcaaagagaaaaatataaagtaatgtcgcaaaactgaactaaactcttcCTAAATctagttccccggcaacgacgcCATAAATACTTAGTTGGATTTCgcctgcagttactttttggtccactttttctttatacaaatatgttcaagggaaatccggtttCCCGGAAAGCGCATCGGATCGTCAagcatttcaaattaaaatggatgaatccgagtatcgaactcagggaactagtctAAGACAAGGTTAAATTCAggaataaggcattgttgaaaaaaacattgataattgatgatttggaacaaaattaaactaattctaggctaaaaacagtaaaaatgcaagtaattaAAATTGACAATAGTAGGTAaatatgttgggtctttctaaccaACCAactgatgtatataaagatgtttctctaatcagtcatgcttttgtgttctatactgtagcctaaattactaaatctCGATCCCTAGCtagactgaatcaatccaagcttcatcgtcagatccctcttgttggactaggctcaatTTAGATAGTCCTCCtaagtttagactaacttaaactaagcttcatcctcagatccctcttgttggactatacttagcttaaatagcttacgaaagtttagactaatttagcctaagctttgtccttagatccctcttgctagactagacttagaccaaacagcattattgtaacagcatatttaaaaccaaaacttaatccgcataTCCCTCTtataagactaagtttcaattctaCTTCATTCAAGTTTTAAGGCAACAagacatttcccaatgctaaagtcatctaactatgcacacaaatgggtgatcagaccaagagcatacagAATTCaagcactgaaagaagcattgaacacaagaaacacaatcaattagatactaaagtaattacatcagctgttctttagaaatccctaacaagggtgtttagtcagccattacagaagaaaccctaacaataatgagattacaaaacctaggcattgtggtgtgctctggaatGTTGTAAAAATCTGTGTAAAAGTtctgtaccctaattctgcacaagacagaCTTTAAATAGGTTTTGAATTCGCgacattgcgcttagcgcgagtaagtggatttgagcttaataGCGCCAGTCGTGCGCTGAGTTTGACTGAAGACAACTGCTACGCTTAGCACACTGATCTCGTGCTTAGCACACGGCCTTGATATTGATactctgccagattcttctaTCGTGCTAAGCGCGTTGAAGCtacgcttagcggtggatgtgcgcttagcccactgatgagctaagcttaattgtcacttttagcacttcatgacttagcctctttttcacctaaaattgcacatatttcatcattaaatccaatggacatattctagagacaactttaacaataaaacaagatttatttacaaaatcactacaaaataaccataaattgggggaactatacaagttttggaaaaaaatttctatacaaaagttagtcatacaAGACGACTAACATTGTCATAGATGGTGGCATAATTAGCTCGATCTCTGTATTCACTGACTCGGGTTCAAAGTTTAGGATTTAGGAAGGATTTCCATATGACGTGTTGTCACGAGTGGTGACATAATCAACTTTTTCTCTATAATTGCTTTACTTCTAGGAAAATATCAAGTTAAGACTTAAGTACTGGATTGACCAAACTAGTATAAAAATCAATGGTGCACTCTCTTCTAACCCTTAGCTCTTCATTTTGTCTTTATTGCTTTGCTATAGTTTTAATATCTAATATGCAATATACATGGGGTTAGGGTTTTGAGATAATAAGAAGAttatttttctcactaagttaaatagaattaaatatatttgaatatattcaaTTCTTTTAGGATTAAAGGTTGgggaaacaattttaaaaaaaacataactaatCCCTCTTCCCTCTTAAGTTAATGAGACCACTTGGTtaacaagtggtattagagcttAACACTTGGGTCAAGCTTAACAACTTCAAGAGAAAATGATTGTTGGAGTATTTTAAGCAACCACATCGAGTTGTGCAAGTAGGCAATGTAAGTAAAGTATCATTCTctcaaggactaaccgtcttTAAAGCCaacatcattgatagtctaGACTTTTGATGATGGTTCCATAAATAACTGTCTTTGAAAAATGCATCCTTTTAAGACGCTTTTTTGCtaataatcgtcttagaaatatatccttctaagacggttcttagttAAGAACTGTCTTAGAAGAGTGATCTTCAAAGAGTgaccttctaagacggttcttagcttagaactgtcttagaaaggtacttttctaagacggttttacaAAGAAGAGTCTTAGAATGTCACAtgtagattttattatttattttttatttttggtcacATGAAATGGTCAACCTCAAAAGTGCTTTAGCAAGATCAAACATTATGGATACAATATGAATATTTTGTAGTACACATAAATGctcaaaaatgaaaagatacgtttatttttaataattaaaattcacaaaTACATACAATATGCATATCATTAGGCTCAATATGCATATCCAATATTCTGAAAGGAAATATATACAGGATTCTGGATGTGAAATTTCAATAAATCATCATGGAAACAACAAAAAAGGTAGTAATGTAATTCACCATGAAATAGATAATGAGTGTACTTGAATggaacaaaacattaaaaaaatccagctgccaaaatattaaaacttcAATTGACAGAAAAAGATTTGATATAATATGTTATCAACAATAAAATGCTTGACTATGTAAAAGAACACTTGAAAgggtttttaaataaataaataaaaaagaataacaagTACATAGGACCTCACAAAACTATTATACATTCCTGCTCCATAGCAACACCAGAAAAATGAATCAGTTTATCCTCGCCAATCATAATCTCCTCAATAAGGTCGCAATGCCCAAGCTTAACAGACTTAGGATTGTGAAAGGTTGACGCAATTTCACCACTAGTTACCAAAGGCAGACGCTCAATGCTATCAAAATCAGCATTCTTAATAGCTAATAttcctgtatcaacaaagaacTCCTCTAGAAAACTTcaaaataagagagagaaaaatcaatttatataatattttgatacatttttttttaacaaatgagACCACAagataagagagaaaaatgttaaataattacaattaaaaaacttatgtgTCATAGCTACCTCAAATACAAAGAAACCTGAGCCAAGATAACTTCACAAAGTACTAACACAGAATCCAGGACTTACATGAGGAGCAAGCATGTAACAGAATTTAAGAGGCAGACTCATGATTACACAAAATCAATCCAACCAAAAAATTAACCTTTTTTCTTGCATTTGTATGAAGGTAAGTGTATCTTGTTCTCCCATGCATACCATTAATGTCATTAGAAATaaacaagttaaaattatagtttaagttattttttaacaagATTTTAGGTCTTAAATTATGGTTTgaatagaagtaaaaaaaaatggtactcTTTCATTGAATCAAGTAATGATTTGCCGACTATAATTCAACTATTTATTTGTATTCTTTGAaatgagatgagatgtgtgaaGTGTTATAAAACAACAATGTATTTATcactaatttaaatttacatatattatGAAAAACTTTAATTTACATAGTTAGTGTAAAATACACATACATTCAATAAGAATTGACTTTATCATATAATACTATTGTATATGATGatatatacaaataatttatatatatatatatatatatatataaattatttgtaaaagtatctttaattattttattttattttatagtatgTATCTTCACGTCAACATATTTAATTCCAATCAAAACACCTAAACATGGACATTGTTAATCTATGCATGACGTATTAGAATCTTAATTATCCTCATGACCACTACAATTTCCAAATCCAAACCTTCTAGTTATTTTCCACATTTTCTTCCTAATGCGTCCAAAAACTCAACTAACCACATGGAATCAAATTGAATATATTATAGTACAAGAGAATTAATGTAGTAAACATTATAGTAATTAACATGACCTAGCTAGTTTGAaacatagagagagagagactatGTTAGGTATGTCACGTACGTGTTATATGTGATTTGCATTATGTTGGTCTGTTATTGTATATTATCATAGCTTTACGTAACCTACCTATTATGACACCATTCAATATATATAAGCAACAATGGTATAAAGTTGCAATATATTACAAGAGCTAAACTCTATGCTTTCTTGTTGGCTAGTCTGAGAAGCGAGAAACGGGGACATTATTGACCCAGAAACAAAATAATCGGAACAtcgtttaaaacaaaattaaaaatttgacttACGTGTCTGAACTCTGACTTTGAACACTTAGTACAagcattttcttcttcattcctggAAGATATGGATTTGAGCTGATCTTCtttcttatctctttctttctttaactTGACACGCTCCTTTTCCTAAAAGAATGCAAGTTATGAATATCAACGTTTTTACTGattcacaaaatcaaaattcccaACAGCTGCAAAGTGAGAACAAATAAGGCAGAATCTTGTTCTCAACCAATTAACAACAACGAGTATGTATAGTTGCACAAGCATACCAGATTTGCAATCTGCTTTGTCGCATGTTCCAGCTCCCTCTGTTCTTGCCACCAACCAACAAAACAACACCAAATTTAGTATAAGAAAAGCTTAAGTGAATTTGAATCAAGTGACAGGACAGGATAGgactaacaaaaccaaaataatgAGTAGGGTATATATTTCCTCTATGATTACACTTGACTTCCAAGTTCCAAATTCCAAATTCCAACACTACAAGTAAACCTCTCTGACATAACTAGATTAATCCAAAAGCCGCAGTTATTTATTACAAGTACCTCAGCTGTGTGAGTCAAAATATTCACCTGCGAAAATTATTGAACAAGaattagaagtaaaaaaaagtaaatgtgCTACCATTTGAAACTTGACATATAGAGGAAATTTCTAAACAATAAAGTATATTGTATTATAAAGGAGCATAATATTTGCATTTTGCATAATCCAAAATTCCACCAAaagttcaaattaaattaaaaagaaattcatCCTTTCTTTACAAAGTAAATATGAACGCTGTTCCATCTTACATAATGGTTACACATTAAGAAAACTTTATCTTCTGACCAAGTGAAAATTTAGACTAGGTAAAGTATTATGAAAAGCAAAGCTATGAACCATAGGGCTGtttattgatgcaatcctatcctgcaatggcattggatagaagactccaagtagattgagtcagagatgcaagagaaggccttagggttctcatgagccttagggtagatttcgggcccatagactaagtatgagcccacatATCTTTGTAGATATtaaattaaggtttcattatttttgggtcttgtatttagggctccataatgtaggtagggtaccttagaaatgtaggattttcagcccttgtattttagggcacctaaactaatttttgtattaggggtagttttgtaatttcacacacattaagtgaatatttgatgtgtgttggaaaataaatttaattgaattgggagaagcccaatccaattaaattttagagggggaggtgagcatttgcttgttacatcccattgccacatcatattgtcacactttgtacatatccttcatgctttacatgtctcatgacacctaagtacacttagtggagaatcttggacttgatcttggattagtgggctgaaccataactaaaattcactaatcataattagtgaaattttggctcaaaaatttggttccacaaattcaatttcaaatccaagtgaaatttgaatagaaattcaaattttcctccaattttgtgtgacacttaggctataaatagaggtcatgtgtgtgcattgttttcaactttgatcatttgagaattacacttcaaagttcagacctcttttgaggattaaatttcatgctccttctctccttctccctccattcttcttctcataccttcaagctcttatccatggctccctatggtggtgagcttcttcttgactcatcttctctttgaagtggtgtctcctctcaactcttcttcttctccattccgttgtcattaaaattcaagaagcaaaggacttcatCGATGAAGAAGATACaaagcctacaagctccacatggagctacatcatgtggtatcaagagcatcttcatctaggtgatgttcttttgcttcctctatctttttgttcggtcaattcactttaattccttgttattcatcttattctccatctatatcctccattgtcttgtggtttggtgttgtttagagtagattcaaaaaaataaattgattaaatcttatatctacacttgttcttggaTTTCTatagttcaaattttatagatctactcttgaatcatgttttggtgttgattttaggttctatcatttttcaattataatattattgtgctgaacctttagatctaaattttcttccaaaatattgattagaaaaaaaaacacaaaaatctaagtgtaaatcacttaatccatgttgtcttagagtcatgtttagtcatagtaattgtcacattatgttttaagtttgtgttgaatttttatttttttgattgaattctagatacatttgttcatgtattcttgtcattcttagcctatcttttgaattttgagtctaattcatgtgtgttatttagttcataacatgttctaaatcaattcttagaagtaatcttgttgttgaacttttttttgttttctaagtttcctacatgatgcctatgatgaagttgagttgtggtgttaagttgtggctggatttgtgaatcaaaataagttttaagctctcttgaattgtgttattcaagataattgagcataagcaaacacaaattgtaactatcaaagccttaagcaacatacacactactcttgatttctaggttgaaatcgttggtggtatcagcttgaacatacgaacttgtataaattactgagaattggtcactttgaattttgagctgaaagttttactgaattttctagacatcgggaaaaaaattataaaaaaggaaccaaacgatttggataaaaggaaaaaataagaaaaatcacacaagttggcagaaaaatcaatgtccaggaaaaaaaagtgaaagggaagtgtgcttgttgttttggctcgaaatttgttctataattggggcctattttataccaatcttagttctaaaatttcaattgaaaattagtgtgaaaacaagggccaaaactagaggtttcttgaggtttttttttagttttttttactctactctatagccattctaagtttcttttTGAgttctagcttgcttttatgtgcttttcattgctttaattgttgaataatccttgaaaatttgtcttcttAAAAATCTATTAGTTTaacttcaatttcatttttttggtctttggttattgcttgtctctttgtttccttgtttgtgagttgccacatagggaattggaaaggaggattggtgtcatcccttgaagaatttgagtcaagaagcaaggggccaacctcCTTATGAGCTAttagactaagaagcactccaaattgagtgaaacaccacagagagaatagccaccaaaattgaagactttttttttgtaattttgtaattggcaatttgctttgctttcaaattttgtaacaaaaaggtttttcattggaagtaagttgggagcctccaataggtcaccctacttccatttatgtgtaataattttaggcaattttcccttaggatggtgagtgttttgttggaaaccttaaatgaggtcatccaaacactcttaggatccgcctagtttacatttcttgcactttaatttcttgctaaCTTTCATaccttatttcatttactttcccttgtcaaaccgcctaggtagctttccttttaccaattagttttttccttatctttcatacctcttttagtgtttattttggctagtttcaaccatagtttcttttaccttttgttttcaaaccccaaacaagaaagaaccacaacttaggaaccaacatgagtcttcattcttcatctagtgttaatggtgagggttctactcctaaggaccccttgtataagatattagatgagttgagatcccttaagttgtggaaagaaaaacaagagagaaaagaaaaaggaaaaaaaatattggaagaaataagtcaagatgaaagagaaaataagagaggaagaaagaagaaaaataatgaaagaaatgaatagagaaaaacatgtctcctataatagtcataactcttgcaagagcctagttgaagaacttcatgactattatgaaagaaggcataggtcacatcttagacctcactcccgtaggagagaaaatgaaagaaagcctcgagaggctaacattaacctcccatacttccatgggaaggacaatgtagaggcttacttagattgggaaataagggtagagcaaaaacttaaaagaaagtctactttaaaatcttatagctctcattcttatccaaagaaagaccaaggtctaggcatcttaAGGGCAgtaccttctaagcccaaagaagATAAGGGGAAgataatagaaaagcaaccccctaaggctagtatgcaagaaaatactagctctataaagtgttttaaatgtcttggaagaggacacattacttctcaatgccccaccaagaaaaccatgattatgaggagccaagacatttatagtagccgaGATGaagctactacttcaccttcctctagtgaaagtgcagaagcaaaaggggaagaatctagtgaagaaatctacccccaagaagaagacaacctttaatggttcaGGAGGAgagtaaggaggtaagtgtatcctccaagaggttagctaaaaaggaaagacattttgaaataaacacaaatattaaagaaatttcccctcttagacaacctccacattttctcctttgtaaaaaaacacttattagCATTGCTACACCTCTTGgacttgagtttattcctcaagtaaatgagttgttggatgagggtttggtttgcaagagcttaaatccttctgctttgttggtgcccaaaataggtattattaggcaccaaatccctaaaataggtggtatgatgaatgttttgagtggtgcaaccctcttttgtaaaatcactcgtgcacccaacatcttcatgatttgtgtacatagggactcattaggtaggtttgttcttatttttagtttcaatacaaatttaggtactcatatgggacaccttaggtttgtcatactttttggtaggaataatcaatatgaaaatatagaaaaaggtatCATTTATtgtattacttttcttaattttttaaatagtgatcaaggggttcccatgaaattttttatcctttgctaagaaaaattattttgtaattgaGCTCTATTGTTTATCCACTCATTGAGTGTTATTGAATCTTTGTATTCATTCAAATGACTGTTTGTGAAAGTCAGAAGTGACTTAGTGTTAAAAAATTCTTGGGTTTTCTTAGATTTAGGGGAGTCTAAGATAATGCTAGAAGTGGCTAAAAGAATACTTGTATAGCCAGGAGTGACAGGGCAAAATACTTGTTTTATAATCAAGTTTTTTATTAGTGGAATCCTTTACTGTTGAGTAAAGGAGAACTGGACATAGCTCTAtttgagtgaaccagtataaaccaagtgtttctaTGTCTCTCCTTAATGGTTTTATTATGCATTTTCTTAGCACTTTCTGTCATTCTTTTTGTACCAAGTGTTTGCTTGAaaactgttttaaaatttatttcatatatttacTAGACGATCAAACTCAGCTTTATCAAAACTTATTTCTTTTCCGTTGACgactcaatatatatatatatatatataaacctatgataaacattttttaagtcATTATATTTGATTAGCATACTATTCAACCCCCATCCCCCTCCTTCTAGTGTAATTGTTAATTAGGTTCTTAaactatatttcttttttcaattggaTCCTTGAACtcgtatatattttttggttgggATCCTTCTATTTGTAGCACtccattttttgtaaaataaattaaaaaggatttttttattttaaaattaaatagagttgtagaaaaaaatgatgaggtttttataattaaataaataaggagaaataaatatttattaattaaataaagaaaaatagagtaaatagaGACTTGGTCACTTTTTACATTTACCgcgctctctcttcctctccgTTTATCCTTCTTCCCTCccaaaactttttcttttcccgcatacattcaaacatgtttaagtaAAATGACAGTCAAACATGTGTTTGA encodes the following:
- the LOC106798578 gene encoding uncharacterized protein gives rise to the protein MKKKMLVLSVQSQSSDTFLEEFFVDTGILAIKNADFDSIERLPLVTSGEIASTFHNPKSVKLGHCDLIEEIMIGEDKLIHFSGVAMEQECLPNEDPYAHLAIYIEICNTIRLAGVPADAIRLSLFSFSLSGEAKRWLHSFKGNSLKSWDEVVENFLKKYFLESKTTEGKAAISSFHQFPDESLSETLERFRGLLQKTPTHGFSEPVQLNIFIDGLRPQSKQLLDASTGGKIKMKTLDEAMDLIESMAASDIAILRDRAYIPTKKSLLELTSQDALLAQNKLLSKQLETLTETLSKLPT